The Aspergillus flavus chromosome 6, complete sequence nucleotide sequence CTGATGCTACGGCAACTTGGGCAAAGGGAGGCTTCGATGCTGAGACTATTCATGCCGTCTCAGTGGCCAGTCTAGATGGCGAGTTCGCCGACATCATGAAGACCGAGGATGTTGTGAAAGCTTTGAAGCAAATGAATTGAATCAACTTCGAACAATGATGTTACACCCCTTTGGGGTATCTTCTTGGCTAGCCATCTACCCTTAAGTCATGCCCCATTAATCTGCTTTCGATTCACCACGGCTCTGGAACCCACATGGCTTAGATTAGTGGACATTCCCCGTAACCCGTCACCGCAAGGTACTCTACCCTGAAGCATTACAGCAAGACTTCAACAGCAATAACACTTTCGGAGACAAAACCGGTTACAAACAGCCacgctttcttcttctcctggggCTTCGGCTCAATGGGAACTAACAATGCCGTGCTACTCGACCTAATGTTCgttccatcatcttcaaatATCAAGCGAGTCTCCCATTCTACAACgcctccttcctcctttgCAGCTTTGGGGCGTGTATACCACACCATAACACCGTCCTTACCATTTGGATTGGCATGAGTCTTAGCTAGGTCGATGCATCGTAGTAGCCCTGCAAGCACGTAGCCACTGGCGTCCTCAGAGGAAGTCCGATATGGATCCGTATAATAGCTCGGGTTGTCGATAGAACTATCGAAATGAACCTCGTCCACGATAGAGATATTGCGGGTTTCAGGATTCGTCCGGCCACGATACATAATCCCGCTGGTAGCACTAGAGATGAGTAATTCCCCCTTCGATTGGCCATGCCCAAGACCGTTGTTGTTTTGTAATCCAGTCAACGCCACTTTAGCATCGACGCCGGTTTCTGCCTGCTCTGATTCAAGGCTGTCCAGTTGAACATGCACGATGTTAGACCACTTGGCTGCAGGAAAGAGATCCTCGATGTGACGCTTGAAGCCGTCACGGTAGAAGTGGTCGTTAGTGACATAAAAGGAGAGAGGACTCTCAGCAATGATGTCATTCGGGGTAACGATCAACGGATGCCTGATGGAGCGCACATGCCGGGCCGTATTAGTTCCCAGAACATGATGGAATAGCTCAACCTGCGAGCACGCCCTCGGGATTTCCTGAGAATGTGGACCAGCATGGTAGTACACCATGTTCGGCAAATGGTTCACAACAAAGATGTAGACGGCATCAGGACTGTCGGGGTCTTCCAGGACTTCTATTCCATGTGTGACTAAGGGACCAGCGAAGTTTTCAAAGGCTAGGCGCGTCGATTTCATGGTCTAGATAGGGCACATCCGATTCAGTTCCACAGCTTGAGGGCGAAGGATACGGACAAGCTCACCCGGGGATCAATGACATGGATGGACCCAGTCGAATCTACCGGCCCTTCAAAATTTCCTAAGGGAGGAAACCACTTGAATCGGGGCAGCACCGAGTCTTCACAGGCGGTGAAAATCTGATGGGTAGGCGTGTAGTAATGTAGATCTTCACACTGCATCGTGTCCTCGATTCTGTAGAAGGCCTGTTGCGCTGCCAATCTTACTTCGTCTGTGGCTTTCCGGAGCACTCCCAGCACAGTCAGCCGTCGGTATACAGGGCCATAGAGCGTCGCCACCAACATGGTGAGGATAGCAAGGTTGAGTAAATTCCCCATGGCGGTAATACACTTTGCTTCACCGCTGGGGGATTATCTCGACAGTACGAAGTATGATATGCCAGTGGAGGAAGTAAAAGGCGGCGACAGAGGCAGCATTCACCAAGAGCTTGTGGCTGGAAGGAGCGGAAGATAGATACTACTCGGCAGGTGCGATTCTGCTATGCACACGTCCATTTTGTATTGGAGGGATGGAGAGCAATTTATGTGGACCACCGGCCCCTCCAAGGGATCAACAACAATATCCATACGGGAGTGGAGCGGAATTGAGACGATTGACAAATCAACACGGCGTTTCTACTTTTGGGTCGAGAAAAAGAACCTCGGAATGTGGAACACTGTTggacaaaacaaaaaaaatgAGAGAGAAGATCGTCACGGTCGGGGAGGGAGAAGGGTCTACGGGCACGGTCGTCTACCGAAAAAACATAATCCATTTTTTTCTGTTGTTCGTCATTCCGACCTCGATCAGAACAGCTGTATTATTCTTCCCTTGGCTGGCCGCATGCGGAATCGAATTAGACAATGAATAACAAAAGTAATAAATCTCAAACTGGCTTTCATATCTGCTTTTCGCCAAACACTGCAAATTGTTTTCATCCTTACCTGACCAACTCCTCCTTTCCAAATGGTAGCACCCGATAGCAAGGCTTAGAAGAATCACTCACGTGACTTGGCATCCATATATTCCTGGTCACTGGCATCCAATATGTCATACTCCTCATCGGTCAAGAATCCATTCTCTGTTTCATGACCACCCAAGGACAAACTCTCCATATCTTCCAGAACATCTTGCTCAGACGGGTTGGATACGGAGGGTGGCACTGGCGCTACAACACCCGCTTCGTGGGCACTTGCATCAGGAGACTCCTTCTCCAGTTTAGGGAAGATCATTTGACTCTCTGTGCGTTCCGAGCCGTGCTTTCCTTCTGGCTCTAAGCTAGACGGGCCCTTGATAGAAGGTGCATCTTCCCGTACTTGGATTTCACACCACAGTCTATGACCGAAAGGCATCCCATTTGGGAGCTTCAGTCGCCAGTACGAGATGGCAGTACCTACTCGACTGGGAGCTTTAAGTGTTGCAGTGAACTCGGCACTCTGGCCGGACTCTAGGGGCTCTGTCAACTTGTTGCTTTCCATAGCAGCAGAGATAGAGTCTAGGCTCAAGGGGTGGTTGGTATCGACATTGAACATtgcatcaccaccaacaaagCGTACGTCACTTCCAGCAGGCCACGCAAGTGGGCCGGGGTTATAGAGAGTCCAGGTCTGACGGAACACCTTGTTTGGCAACATAATTGTGCTATCAGGTACCGTGTCACGCACGAATAGAGCGTCGTATCCAGAAGCCGCATTATTAGTGGACTTCTCAGCTTTGATTAGCTGCTCTCTTGAAAGTGAACATTCCTGCTTCACGGACTCGCTGTCTTGTGATAACCTCGACTCTTCTTTGACGGGCACATCAGTGTTAGAGGCTTCGGGCTCCACTAAATTGAGGGCTTGGGTCGATGGGGACCTTTGAGCACGATCGCCGAGGGCGACTGTAGATCCTCCGAATCTATCCTCCTGGAGTGTACTGACAGTAACATTGCGAACAGGAGTCTTGAGCATGACCATTGGGTGAGTTCGGTTATGCGTATTTGTCGGAAGCGCCTCACAACTGGCGCAGAAATCGAGATCGTAGCATACGGAGCATTTGTAACGGACCCCAGTTATATATCCAGGGACTGCCTTATTCTTGCAAAGAGGGCCATCGCAGAAGATACCATAGTGGACCTCATGATCCTGAGACGGCTCAGATATAGCCTCATAAAGTGGAGCAAATCGATGACCAGGATGAGTATCCGGTGCATGTGAAAAACACTCGGAGCAGTAATCCCAATCAGGGCAGGTGAGGCACTTGTGACGCACACCGACGACATTCTAAAGATGTGTTAGCTCACAGTAACGAATTTACAAGTCACATTACCACCTTCTCGCAGCCGTCACAGATGGCGGCATGTTGATAGCGACGCCCAGGTTTGCAGCGTGACAAAACCAAATTCTTCAGACAAAAGGGCCCGTCATGAAGAAGAGTAAAGTTGTGAGCTGGGTGATGACCATGGGCATCCTTCAGAAGGCATGTGATACAAAGATCATAGTCCTTGCACTGAAGGCAAGTGACCATTTTAGTTTCGTTAAACTCTGCTTCTAATTAGTATATCGATAATGTGCCGAAGGAGTTGCTGGATGGGGGAGGGGTAGcgagagatagagagagagagagagcgcgCGTACCCTTGAGACAAGCATTGCAAATCCGGGCTTCCGAGTGAACAGGGGCTTCAACAGCAACTGGTGATGTCCTTGGAGTCTCTTCATAGACGGGTTCGGGGACAAactctaatttcttttcgaCCTTCTCAGGGGCTTCCTTGGGAACATCAGTCTGGAGCTTTCGAGGAGCAACTGTCTCTGTCGTGCTGTTGGTGACAATGCCATCTTTAACAATGCGTCTAATCAACCAGTGGTCCTCATTTGGACAGGTAACTCCCGAGTCTACACAATGGAGGCATAGGTCATAATCACCATCATCGCAGATACTGCAGTGGTAGTGTTCATTGGGAATAGATAAACCACAATGATTGCAGTCAATGCAGAAGACACCCGTGGGAGACTTATGCGAGACCACGGGGGTGCTGAGATTATCCTGGCTCAGACTGAAGTCTTGGTAATGTGGCTCGGGGGCTACGACACCCGTATTAGACCATTGCTTGAGGTCGGGCTCAGTTGGGGTGGGCTTCGCAGCATCACGTGGCGATTCGGAAACAGCTTCAGCTGAGCCTTCAGGGAGCGGAGAGCTTAATACTGTTTGAAGGTAGTTATATCTCACCTGATCCTGGTGCTCAGAGGGATCTTCGGTGGGCAATGATGATCGAGAGGCACTACTGTCAACCTCCGTAACCTTAATTCGCAGCTTCAGTTTGGCCTTTGCAGCACGGTAGAGTTGCTTGTAGACAGCATTGTTTTCGCTGTCCAGGTGGATGTAACAGCCGGCACTGTCAGACAAACGTTCAAGAGTGACGTTGACATCTCTCGGAATGCCAAGAAGCTGGCGGAGCTACATACGAAAATCACATTAGTAATGAGGCTGGACGATATAGCAACTCAGTGTGGGAAACATCTTCtcattatttcttttctttcagaCCAGGGAGGTTAGACCCTCTGTGATAGAAGCTTTGAAAAGTGGAAGTTCTCAGAGGTAAAAAAGATCTACACCATACAGGGGAAGACTGTAAGCTCCGGTCGGAGCTAGGGTGGGGACACACCTTTTGGGGGAGAACACgagcttcaagctctttTAAAGGGATCTTGAAGCGACGAGTATTGTCATTGTAAAGCACCTTCACCGTGATCAAGGTATTCGGGTTAACGGAAGAAGCCTGGGACACAGAGGTCGACATGATGCTTTTAGGGTTCCCTAGATGGTGAAATCAATTGAGATGCCAAACATGCCCCTAGAGATAAGGGAGCGGGCACGCTAGTGATGAGAAAGGGATAGATCGGTGATAAGAATCGAGCTACTTGGATTGCGTTGGTTGAATGTGAGAGGGATAACTGTAGGACGGAGGTGGAAGgaagtgatgatgatggaatAGATGTTGGAAAGGTGATGTAAAGTAAGGTAGATGAAgtaagagaagaagaggagaggaatCGATGGGTTAAAGGGCGACGCCTTGACGGGGGTAGGTGGTCATCTGCTTTGCTGCATTCGGctggggggggggggcggTGAAGCCTACTTCGTACCAGGCTTCCGGGGCATCCCCGTTGGTGGTTGGCTGATGGCTGCTGCGAAGTTAATGATACTTCTTCCATtagtactacggagtatgtatgtaatatAACAACTACGTCACATACCCTACagaacatacatacagtGAAGGTACGGTATATACATGTATATCTTCCTTACACAGACCTTAGTGATCATCGGTTGGCTTGTTGCCAATAGGATGGTGGGCCTTTAACGGCGCCCCATTAAGACTACGTAGTTATTCTTATTCTGCTACTGCCTGCTAGTACCGACCTTTGGCCTCCTCGTCAACtggtttcttccttttgcaTCCATGCTCAGAATTGTACAATTATCAGTAGCACTGGCCTATATTGGATAGAGATTTTGATGGATCGACATGCGAAGTTGCGTCAAACTACAGAAAGCCTTGATAGCACACATCACTCCAAAATCCATCCCTGCACGGATGTACGACTGAAGTTTCTGTCCGGGCTCGTTGCGGAATAAACGGCTAACTACCGGctaaaaaaactaaaaatcgTTGTCGTATCATCCCTCAGATGAAAATGATGGTATCCATATAAAACGTGAGACATCTTCCGACATAGATCCATTGACATCAGACAATGGTGAAAAACAAACGCTAACAATATGCATGGAATCCTAATCTAACCACGATTAAGACAGAATGGATGGGAGGAGCATGACCGATAAGACCGTATCcgaaaaatagaaaaggaaagaaaacccCAGCAGAAAACACATCCTTCAAGGCTGCTAAGAAAATGAACGGTAATCATAGATTTTAACGGTAAACATTTAGCATCGCCACAAAGTAGGGATagggataaaaaaaaaaggagggaaaagaaggaaaaggtgAAAAGTCCAAACAAAACTGAACACGGAATGATACGAACGAAGAGGAGAATGATATTTTGGGTTGACTTGAGAAGAATATGGATAGAGAAGACTGtaaaagaaggaacaaaagataaaaaagaagaaaaaagttCCGCACAATGTGTATGAACATCGCGCGTTCTACTGCGCAGGGTAATAGACGCCGGCTTGAGGGTACGGATAATAATAGAATGGAACTGGAGGCGCGCCCATATCCATAACTGTACTAATCCCAGGTGCAGCAGGCATTGCGTATGAGGAATTAGGAGGCATTTGCGTGGTATCGTAGAAATATACTGTTCCACCAGCTTCATGTGCGACAGTGCCTGACAGTGACGGTTGTTCTGTCGAGCCATGGGAAACGGGAACCATGTATGGGGGTTGTTGTCCAGGAGGCAAAGGCGGTACGGACGGCCCAGGTCCCACAGCGGAGTTATATGGTGGGAACTCCGTCCCCGAGCCAGGATAGTAGATAGCGCCAGGGGGATAGGACGCAGGCCAGAACGCCTGTTGATATGCAGGCATATGAGACGGAGCATGAAACGTACGATCCTGTACGTGAGAAGATGGCGTTAGGGATCTGTGAGCGGAAGGAGGAGGGTGGCCCGAGGCATCAGGACCATAACCGGAACCATTTGCAGACACTGGAACCTGATGATGGAATGGTTGTTCCTGCTGTGGTTGGGGAGGATTAAAAGGAAATCTCGCCGGCGTTTCAATATCGGCGAGGGAAACTGCCTTCTGAGGACGAGGTTGATGCATGGGTATCGGAGCCGGACGGCTCTCACGAAAGACGGGGTTTGGtggttgaggatgaggaagaggttgcGGTACAGTGGTCGGAGCGGCTACTGGGCCAGCAGTTGTCTGCGGGATCGCTCCAACGCTTCCAGGTGGCCTACCAGGCGGGGGAAGGCGAACTACTGGCTTGCCATTCTCTGTTGTCACCATAGTATGCCTCGAGAGAACCGAACCCGCCGGCGAGTGGTATCCCTCTTGAGATGGTGCCTTCCCGAATGATGATCTTCGACTCACGGTGATACTTGATGTGTAGGTAGAGTTTGCATAGAGGCTAGGACGCCGCCCTCCGTAGAATCCGCCACGACCACGACCTCGGAATGTCTGTTGGTTGGGTCGCAAAGCCCGTGGAATAAATATGAAAGATCTCTCTGTCGCGGGTAGGATATACCTTGGAGGTTGGCCTGGAAGTGAGATTCGAACGGGCTTGTCTCGACGTAGTGGGGGCCGATGCTGAGGTAAACGTGTGTGCTGCTTCTTTGAAACAGAAGGATAAGGGACCGGATGCTCCATGCCCGGCAGGGATACAACGACAGGCACATTTCCAATTAATGTAGTGCTTGAAAAAGACCTGTTGGGGGGTGACGATCTAGGGGCCGTGGGAACAGGTTTTGGAGGGATGATAGATGTTAGCGCCGATGTGGTAGAGGGCTTCGAGACGGACGGCTCATCTCCAGCAACTGTATCGTGAAGATCATGTGTCCATAGTCCCTCGCTGGCAACTGGTTTGACAGACGTTCTGGAAACAGTCAGAGATACACTACCCTTCAAGCGCTGATGTGTCGCCATCAAGTGAATAAGTGTGCGATAGAAGGGACCATACCTGCGAACATTACCATCCACGATGAGACCATACGGCCTTGATTTCGACTTGTTAAACGGCTTGTGGCCGTTTGTCACCGTTTCCGTGGTGCGTTTGTCATGTAGAAAGAAGCTACCCCGAGTAGGGACAACCACTGGACTTTCGTCCTTTTCTCTAATGTGTCTTTCTTGTTCACGGCGCTTTCTGTCCAAAAATGTGTCTCGCTTTGGTTCTGTAGGAGGGGCAGACGGTGTCCTTTCGGTCTGATGGCTAGATTCCCCCTTCAAATCGTCAAAGTGTACCTCCATCACCTCGCTCGATTCGTCCAATATTCTCAGTCCATTCATCATCGCCTCCGTATCTGACACAGCGGTCGTCATGGGATGCTTCCTAGGCGAGACAGAATGGCGTGGTGCCAGCTCTTGGTTTATTTCGGGCACACGACCATTAATTTGACGACGGCCGTTGGCAGCCACCTGCGGGGACGTAGACATCCCATCGTCATCGCTGTCATCACTGCCTTCaccatcggcatcatcgtcatcaggGTTGCTGATACCAGACCCATCACTCAAGGAATCATCCTCCAGTTCTCCATCTATAGAgccttcatcctctccttcctcatctctCCTCTTTCGCCGGCTAGCACCGATATTACGACGACGGGGAGCCATCCAAGCGGGGAAGAATAGGACAGAAGAAAATCTCAGTGCTATCAGATGGTCGTATCCGAT carries:
- a CDS encoding serum paraoxonase/arylesterase family protein (unnamed protein product), whose amino-acid sequence is MGNLLNLAILTMLVATLYGPVYRRLTVLGVLRKATDEVRLAAQQAFYRIEDTMQCEDLHYYTPTHQIFTACEDSVLPRFKWFPPLGNFEGPVDSTGSIHVIDPRTMKSTRLAFENFAGPLVTHGIEVLEDPDSPDAVYIFVVNHLPNMVYYHAGPHSQEIPRACSQVELFHHVLGTNTARHVRSIRHPLIVTPNDIIAESPLSFYVTNDHFYRDGFKRHIEDLFPAAKWSNIVHVQLDSLESEQAETGVDAKVALTGLQNNNGLGHGQSKGELLISSATSGIMYRGRTNPETRNISIVDEVHFDSSIDNPSYYTDPYRTSSEDASGYVLAGLLRCIDLAKTHANPNGKDGVMVWYTRPKAAKEEGGVVEWETRLIFEDDGTNIRSSSTALLVPIEPKPQEKKKAWLFVTGFVSESVIAVEVLL
- a CDS encoding ZZ type zinc finger domain protein (hypothetical protein Ao3042_05940); translation: MSTSVSQASSVNPNTLITVKVLYNDNTRRFKIPLKELEARVLPQKLRQLLGIPRDVNVTLERLSDSAGCYIHLDSENNAVYKQLYRAAKAKLKLRIKVTEVDSSASRSSLPTEDPSEHQDQVRYNYLQTVLSSPLPEGSAEAVSESPRDAAKPTPTEPDLKQWSNTGVVAPEPHYQDFSLSQDNLSTPVVSHKSPTGVFCIDCNHCGLSIPNEHYHCSICDDGDYDLCLHCVDSGVTCPNEDHWLIRRIVKDGIVTNSTTETVAPRKLQTDVPKEAPEKVEKKLEFVPEPVYEETPRTSPVAVEAPVHSEARICNACLKEFNETKMVTCLQCKDYDLCITCLLKDAHGHHPAHNFTLLHDGPFCLKNLVLSRCKPGRRYQHAAICDGCEKNVVGVRHKCLTCPDWDYCSECFSHAPDTHPGHRFAPLYEAISEPSQDHEVHYGIFCDGPLCKNKAVPGYITGVRYKCSVCYDLDFCASCEALPTNTHNRTHPMVMLKTPVRNVTVSTLQEDRFGGSTVALGDRAQRSPSTQALNLVEPEASNTDVPVKEESRLSQDSESVKQECSLSREQLIKAEKSTNNAASGYDALFVRDTVPDSTIMLPNKVFRQTWTLYNPGPLAWPAGSDVRFVGGDAMFNVDTNHPLSLDSISAAMESNKLTEPLESGQSAEFTATLKAPSRVGTAISYWRLKLPNGMPFGHRLWCEIQVREDAPSIKGPSSLEPEGKHGSERTESQMIFPKLEKESPDASAHEAGVVAPVPPSVSNPSEQDVLEDMESLSLGGHETENGFLTDEEYDILDASDQEYMDAKSRE
- a CDS encoding CASC3/Barentsz eIF4AIII binding-domain-containing protein translates to MAPRRRNIGASRRKRRDEEGEDEGSIDGELEDDSLSDGSGISNPDDDDADGEGSDDSDDDGMSTSPQVAANGRRQINGRVPEINQELAPRHSVSPRKHPMTTAVSDTEAMMNGLRILDESSEVMEVHFDDLKGESSHQTERTPSAPPTEPKRDTFLDRKRREQERHIREKDESPVVVPTRGSFFLHDKRTTETVTNGHKPFNKSKSRPYGLIVDGNVRRTSVKPVASEGLWTHDLHDTVAGDEPSVSKPSTTSALTSIIPPKPVPTAPRSSPPNRSFSSTTLIGNVPVVVSLPGMEHPVPYPSVSKKQHTRLPQHRPPLRRDKPVRISLPGQPPRYILPATERSFIFIPRALRPNQQTFRGRGRGGFYGGRRPSLYANSTYTSSITVSRRSSFGKAPSQEGYHSPAGSVLSRHTMVTTENGKPVVRLPPPGRPPGSVGAIPQTTAGPVAAPTTVPQPLPHPQPPNPVFRESRPAPIPMHQPRPQKAVSLADIETPARFPFNPPQPQQEQPFHHQVPVSANGSGYGPDASGHPPPSAHRSLTPSSHVQDRTFHAPSHMPAYQQAFWPASYPPGAIYYPGSGTEFPPYNSAVGPGPSVPPLPPGQQPPYMVPVSHGSTEQPSLSGTVAHEAGGTVYFYDTTQMPPNSSYAMPAAPGISTVMDMGAPPVPFYYYPYPQAGVYYPAQ